A window from Drosophila nasuta strain 15112-1781.00 chromosome 3, ASM2355853v1, whole genome shotgun sequence encodes these proteins:
- the LOC132789169 gene encoding importin-11 yields MASPEQLVVAALQGAANPNHEIVQKAEAQLSEWEQQAGFFPILAKLSMKLASDIDAPSETLSDAVKVRWMAAVYLKNGIERYWRHNSRLELVPEQKQEIRDILLQHYSAEDVPQVALQVAVLLSKIARIDCWPELLPTLMKQLQACSVAGEAPATPLLAQQQHRTLIVLHYVIKALASRRIMAEKRAFEELAGQIFRYMAWDIWATLTTRFLQLVKTDTEAQAHSCLQRAYIAMRTLRKLVVYGCGSKPYKSTDHMNFIEQLFERLRQCLELRYELRMRSAGHQLITDLERFILKMMKTLNEFAERHSLSFARFVSVALEFSFHYVFHEGTALIFDAGERINFSNFVIQAINLLKGIMMSGNDSLAPHASDNTLEDELLASAAQTQSKFFSLERVTYLCEKIVTHYFLLTQDELAEWQQDPEGYGQDDGGGDAWKYELRPCVETLYFTCFTQHSSVMINEVLKFVRRAQQLQLSETSDLKAILLKDAIYNAVGQAAFHFFNKLDFGAWLTSQLLAELRIEAPNFRILRRRIIWLVGHWVGVQLPRELRPVAYEACLHLLRPEEDMPIRLAAARTLNLLIDDFEFMPEAFHPYFAALFEALFLLLREAAACDTKIVVLGTMTLLVEKMSEYIEPQALQLISYLPLLWRESELNEYNMLRCAIIGTLEQLVRTIRDVPEIMKPFLYSVIELSTDLQQRSHVYLIEDGIMLWLAVIGNSTTLTPELLALCDHLLPIIEMSSENLRTVLQLIHAYILLDPHAYLSRYGEGFVAYCVHSFEDIRAEGIIAMLRIFETCLKTDAAMGLRLVRPALPFVFQQVCLKQEYPMTMGWYLTLLARTLLIDQSVFMSVVQELPQTDALARILDVWIEMFPLVADTHAEKRKLFCLAFASIFGNNELLLARLPHILQLVEETLAEVMDKQYTASDEGADKATQRYYDSLVIHDEHELEDFQEQLYDDFHSKTYHDDRHRQLVLKDPVYKIPLTDYLKWQLQSLQTQLGAARYEQLMRGVCPEILEKINMYIEQTVPKACGVCAGTSDDQEQPPDSSSQKALDC; encoded by the exons atgGCATCGCCGGAGCAGCTCGTCGTAGCCGCACTGCAGGGCGCCGCCAATCCCAATCACGAGATTGTGCAGAAAGCAGAGGCACAGCTAAGCGAGTGGGAGCAACAGGCCGGCTTCTTTCCCATTCTAGCCAAGCTGAGCATGAAACTGGCCAGCGACATCGACGCGCCATCCGAAACCCTTTCAGACGCCGTTAAAGTTCGTTGGATGGCGGCTGTTTACCTCAAGAATGGCATCGAACGCTATTGGCGTCACAATTCGCGCCTAGAATTGGTACCAGAGCAGAAACAGGAGATCCGAGATATTCTGCTGCAACACTACAGTGCCGAGGATGTGCCCCAGGTGGCATTGCAAGTGGCTGTGCTGCTGAGCAAAATTGCACGCATTGATTGTTGGCCCGAGCTGCTCCCCACACTGATGAAGCAGCTGCAGGCCTGCAGCGTTGCCGGTGAAGCCCCTGCCACACCCCTACtagctcagcagcagcatcgcaCGCTCATTGTGCTGCACTATGTGATCAAGGCGCTGGCATCGCGTCGCATCATGGCCGAGAAGCGGGCATTCGAAGAGCTGGCCGGTCAAATTTTTCGATACATGGCCTGGGATATCTGGGCAACGCTCACCACACGCTTCCTCCAGCTAGTGAAGACGGACACAGAGGCACAGGCACACAGTTGCCTGCAACGCGCCTACATTGCGATGCGTACGCTGCGCAAGCTTGTCGTCTATGGCTGTGGCAGCAAGCCGTACAAGTCCACCGATCACATGAACTTCATTGAACAACTGTTCGAGCGACTGCGTCAGTGCTTGGAGCTGCGTTATGAGCTGAGGATGCGTTCAGCTGGGCACCAATTGATCACGGATCTCGAACGTTTCATATTAAAGATGATGAAGACACTGAACGAGTTCGCGGAACGCCACTCGCTGTCCTTTGCCCGCTTTGTGTCCGTCGCCTTGGAGTTTAGCTTCCACTATGTGTTTCACGAGGGCACCGCGCTCATCTTTGATGCTGGTGAACGCATCAACTTCAGCAACTTTGTCATACAGGCCATTAATCTGCTCAAGGGCATCATGATGAGTGGCAACGACAGCCTAGCCCCACATGCCTCGGACAATACGCTGGAGGATGAGCTGCTTGCCTCGGCGGCGCAGACACAGAGCAAATTCTTCAGCCTGGAGCGCGTGACGTATTTGTGCGAGAAGATTGTCACACATTATTTTCTGCTCACACAGGATGAGCTGGCGGAATGGCAACAGGATCCCGAGGGCTATGGCCAGGACGATGGCGGTGGCGATGCCTGGAAATACGAGCTGCGTCCCTGCGTCGAGACGCTCTACTTCACCTGCTTCACCCAGCACTCCAGTGTCATGATCAACGAGGTGCTCAAGTTTGTGCGTCGTGCGCAGCAACTGCAGTTGTCGGAGACCTCCGATCTGAAGGCCATTCTTCTCAAGGATGCCATCTACAATGCTGTCGGCCAGGCGGCCTTTCACTTCTTCAACAAACTGGACTTTGGCGCCTGGCTAACGTCGCAGCTGCTCGCCGAGCTGCGCATTGAGGCGCCCAACTTTCGCATACTGCGTCGCCGCATCATCTGGCTGGTGGGTCATTGGGTAGGCGTCCAGTTGCCTCGCGAACTGCGACCCGTGGCCTATGAGGCATGTCTGCATCTGCTGCGCCCAGAGGAAGATATGCCCATTCGCTTGGCCGCCGCTCGCACTCTCAATTTGCTGATTGACGACTTTGAGTTCATGCCGGAGGCGTTTCATCCATACTTTGCCGCTCTGTTTGAGGCGCTATTTCTGCTGCTGCGCGAGGCTGCCGCCTGCGATACGAAGATCGTTGTGCTGGGCACCATGACGCTGCTGGTGGAGAAGATGAGCGAATATATCGAACCTCAGGCACTGCAATTAATCTCTTATCTGCCGCTGCTTTGGCGCGAGAGCGAGCTTAATGAATACAATATGCTGCGCTGTGCCATCATTGGCACCTTGGAGCAGCTGGTACGCACCATACGCGATGTGCCGGAGATTATGAAGCCCTTCCTCTACAGCGTCATAGAGCTGAGCACAGATCTGCAG CAACGCTCGCATGTTTATCTCATCGAGGATGGCATCATGCTTTGGCTGGCGGTGATTGGCAACTCGACCACGCTGACACCGGAACTGTTGGCACTCTGTGATCACCTGCTGCCCATCATTGAGATGTCGTCAGAGAATCTCCGCACAGTGCTGCAGCTAATACACGCCTACATTCTGCTCGACCCTCAT GCATATTTGAGTCGATATGGCGAGGGATTCGTGGCGTATTGCGTGCACTCGTTTGAGGACATACGCGCCGAGGGCATCATTGCCATGCTGCGCATATTCGAGACGTGCCTCAAGACGGATGCAGCGATGGGACTGCGTCTGGTGCGTCCAGCTCTGCCCTTTGTCTTCCAGCAGGTGTGCCTCAAGCAGGAATACCCCATGACCATGGGCTGGTATCTGACGCTGCTCGCACGCACGCTGCTCATCGATCAGTCGGTGTTCATGTCTGTGGTGCAGGAGTTGCCACAAACGGATGCACTTGCGCGCATTCTCGACGTGTGGATCGAGATGTTTCCCCTCGTCGCCGACACGCACGCGGAGAAACGCAAACTGTTCTGCCTGGCATTCGCATCGATCTTTGGCAACAATGAGCTGCTGCTCGCCAGATTGCCGCACATCCTGCAGCTGGTGGAGGAGACGCTGGCCGAGGTGATGGACAAGCAATATACCGCGTCGGATGAGGGCGCCGATAAGGCGACGCAACGCTATTACGACTCGCTGGTCATACACGACGAGCACGAGCTGGAGGACTTCCAGGAGCAGCTGTACGATGACTTTCACTCGAAGACCTATCATGACGACAGGCACCGTCAGCTGGTGCTCAAGGATCCGGTGTATAAGATACCATTAACCGATTACCTCAAGTGGCAGCTGCAGAGTCTGCAGACGCAGCTGGGCGCCGCACGCTACGAGCAGCTGATGCGTGGCGTTTGTCCCGAAATTCTCGAAAAGATTAACATGTACATAGAGCAGACGGTGCCAAAGGCGTGCGGCGTTTGCGCCGGCACCAGCGATGATCAGGAGCAGCCGCCCGATTCCAGCAGCCAAAAGGCTCTCGACTGTTGA
- the LOC132789170 gene encoding protein Cep89 homolog yields the protein METHVKRTVMITDLDQSEQEQHEKLEKLQPEQSRSHSKRQRKVLQTLSGNFSRRSKSVEVEQRQTQELPIQKKKHQQERTLNGLLQAKEQQLEQLLQRLDTLHKYNDRFAKENEQLRLDSDQLERRLGQAEEQLASCPRCQQLNQKLSGVVEQNKELANDVDMLKTLVFRLNVQIECYQDQRRTADKDAPTTTPTTTSSAVPPWTTQLPTHTLMPLLQAYDESFRDKDALLAQYAADFELFGGELKRALEENTRLLQAQEQLRRDVGGWTEERVRLQAQLGVCRSKAEAQTRKTDLVKEKLVEVMHFYEQRNQTLLLDMNHLQDAYARCKSKLVALKSTTLPAPSTPPAPNTAAVAVVEPVGDSEAVQQCKTLLEQLKQEHARERSALEDQLQASNNRAASLLRSSEKAKHARDRLKARLRMTLQWAQKLEAGQTEVRETYDAVQHLSTLLKHKESQLRGLHARNSEELEKLHQKLQQKDETIKNLLRSKMERRPAGD from the exons ATGGAAACGCATGTAAAGCGAACGGTTATGATCACGGATCTCGACCAGAGTGAGCAGGAGCAGCACGAGAAGCTCGAGAAACTGCagccagagcagagcagaagcCATTCAAAGCGACAGCGAAAAGTGCTGCAAACGCTGAGCGGCAATTTCAGTCGCAGATCGAAGAGCGTTGAGGTGGAACAGCGACAGACACAGGAGTTGCCCATCCAGAAGAAGAAACATCAGCAGGAACGCACCCTCAACGGACTG CTGCAGGCCAAGGAGCAACAGCtagagcagctgctgcagcgccTGGATACTCTACACAAGTACAATGATCGCTTCGCCAAGGAGAATGAGCAGCTGCGCCTGGACAGCGACCAGCTGGAGCGGCGTCTTGGCCAGGCGGAGGAGCAGCTGGCCAGTTGCCCGCGCTGTCAGCAGCTCAATCAGAAGCTCAGCGGAGTCGTGGAACAGAACAAGGAGCTGGCCAACGATGTGGACATGCTAAAGACTTTGGTGTTTCGCTTGAACGTGCAGATCGAATGCTATCAGGATCAGCGACGCACTGCCGACAAGGATGCGCCTACTACCACGCCCACTACCACCTCTAGCGCTGTGCCGCCCTGGACAACTCAGCTGCCGACGCACACGCtgatgccgctgctgcagGCGTACGATGAATCCTTTCGGGACAAGGACGCACTGCTCGCCCAGTATGCCGCTGACTTTGAGCTGTTTGGTGGCGAGCTGAAGCGTGCTCTGGAGGAGAACACGCGTCTGCTGCAGGCGCAGGAGCAGCTACGTCGAGATGTGGGTGGCTGGACGGAGGAGAGAGTTCGTCTGCAGGCACAGCTGGGAGTTTGTCGTTCTAAAGCTGAGGCACAAACGCGTAAAACCGATCTGGTCAAGGAGAAGCTGGTCGAAGTGATGCACTTCTATGAACAGCGCAATCAGACGCTGCTGCTGGACATGAATCACCTGCAGGATGCGTACGCCCGCTGCAAGTCTAAGTTGGTGGCACTAAAAAGCACAACGCTTCCAGCTCCGTCGACGCCGCCTGCTCCAAatacagctgctgttgcagttgttgagCCCGTTGGCGATTCGGAGGCAGTGCAGCAGTGCAAGACGCTGCTGGAACAGCTGAAGCAGGAGCATGCACGCGAACGCAGCGCTCTCGAGGATCAGCTGCAGGCGAGCAACAATCGCGCCGCTTCATTGCTGCGCAGTTCCGAGAAGGCAAAGCATGCCAGGGATCGATTGAAGGCCCGTCTCCGCATGACACTGCAGTGGGCACAGAAACTGGAGGCGGGCCAAACGGAGGTGCGCGAGACGTACGATGCAGTGCAGCATCTATCGACGCTGCTCAAGCACAAGGAGTCGCAACTGCGTGGCCTTCACGCCCGCAACAGCGAGGAGCTGGAGAAGCTGCATCAGAAGCTGCAGCAAAAGGATGAGACCATTAAGAATCTGCTGCGCAGCAAAATGGAGCGACGTCCAGCTGGAGATTGA